The Phaenicophaeus curvirostris isolate KB17595 chromosome 27, BPBGC_Pcur_1.0, whole genome shotgun sequence genome has a segment encoding these proteins:
- the ATP6V1B2 gene encoding V-type proton ATPase subunit B, brain isoform yields the protein MAAVLAARAMLNGAGPAEQAAALLRDYRSQPRLTYRTVSGVNGPLVILDQVKFPRYAEIVHLTLPDGTRRSGQVLEVSGSKAVVQVFEGTSGIDAKKTSCEFTGDILRTPVSEDMLGRVFNGSGKPIDRGPIVLAEDFLDIMGQPINPQCRIYPEEMIQTGISAIDGMNSIARGQKIPIFSAAGLPHNEIAAQICRQAGLVKKSKDVMDYSEENFAIVFAAMGVNMETARFFKSDFEENGSMDNVCLFLNLANDPTIERIITPRLALTTAEFLAYQCEKHVLVILTDMSSYAEALREVSAAREEVPGRRGFPGYMYTDLATIYERAGRVEGRNGSITQIPILTMPNDDITHPIPDLTGYITEGQIYVDRQLHNRQVYPPINVLPSLSRLMKSAIGEGMTRKDHADVSNQLYACYAIGKDVQAMKAVVGEEALTSDDLLYLEFLQKFEKNFIAQGPYENRTVYETLDIGWQLLRIFPKEMLKRIPQTTLAEFYPRDSTAKH from the exons ATGGCGGCGGTGCTGGCGGCCAGGGCGATGCTGAACGGCGCGGGCCCCGCGGAGCAGGCGGCGGCTCTCCTCCGCGATTACCGCTCCCAGCCGCGGCTCA cttaCAGAACAGTATCGGGTGTGAATGGTCCCCTGGTTATCTTGGATCAAGTAAAG TTCCCCAGGTACGCTGAGATTGTACATTTGACTCTTCCCGATGGCACAAGAAGAAGCGGGCAGGTTCTGGAAGTCAGCGGCTCCAAAGCAGTAGTCCAG GTATTTGAAGGAACTTCAGGTATTGATGCCAAGAAAACCTCTTGTGAGTTCACTGGGGATATTCTCCGCACCCCCGTCTCTGAGGATATGCTCG GCAGAGTATTTAATGGATCAGGAAAACCCATCGACAGAGGCCCCATTGTTTTGGCTGAAGATTTCCTTGACATAATGG GTCAGCCAATCAATCCCCAGTGTCGAATCTATCCAGAAGAAATGATTCAGACCGGCATTTCTGCTATTGACGGTATGAACAGTATCGCCAGAGGGCAGAAAATCCCCATCTTCTCAGCTGCTGGCTTGCCCCACAATGAG ATTGCAGCTCAGATATGTCGCCAAGCTGGCTTGGTGAAGAAATCCAAAGATGTGATGGACTACAGTGAAGAAAACTTTGCCATCGTGTTTGCTGCTATGGGT GTGAACATGGAAACTGCTCGCTTCTTCAAATCTGACTTTGAGGAAAACGGGTCCATGGACAATGTGTGTCTGTTCTTGAATTTGGCCAATGATCCAAC CATCGAGCGCATTATCACACCTCGTCTGGCTTTAACAACAGCAGAGTTCCTGGCATATCAGTGCGAGAAGCACGTGCTGGTCATTCTGACAGACATGAGCTCCTATGCGGAAGCTCTGCGAGAG GTGTCAGCAGCCAGAGAGGAGGTGCCTGGCCGCCGTGGCTTCCCGGGTTACATGTACACCGACTTGGCTACCATATATGAGCGCGCTGGGCGTGTGGAAGGCAGAAATGGTTCCATTACCCAGATTCCTATTCTTACCATGCCAAATGATG ATATTACTCATCCTATCCCTGACTTGACTGGATACATCACTGAGGGACAAATCTATGTGGACAGGCAGCTACATAACAGACAG GTTTACCCTCCTATCAACGTCTTGCCCTCTTTGTCTCGACTGATGAAGTCGGCTATTGGGGAAGGGATGACGAGGAAGGATCATGCAGATGTGTCCAACCAACTG TATGCCTGCTACGCTATTGGAAAGGATGTGCAGGCTATGAAAGCCGTAGTTGGTGAGGAAGCTCTCACCTCAGATGATCTTCTATATCTGGAGTTCCTGCAGAAGTTTGAGAAGAACTTCATTGCTCAGG GTCCTTACGAAAATCGCACTGTTTACGAGACCTTGGACATCGGATGGCAGCTTTTGCGAATCTTCCCCAAGGAGATGCTGAAGAGAATTCCTCAGACAACTCTGGCTGAGTTCTATCCTCGGGATTCCACAGCCAAACACTAG
- the LZTS1 gene encoding leucine zipper putative tumor suppressor 1, protein MGSVSSLISGHGFHSKHCRASQYKLRKSSHLKKLNRYSDGLLRFGFSQDSGHKSSSKSSKNEDFFYIKVSQKAHGSHRADYTALGGTELGSQAGTSGMDFGTPTPQKLMPFPSQLEVGAEKPAVRPTAFKPVLPRSGAILHSSPENGGHPSQQLHPPDKAKEQELKPALCSGGLSDSGRNSMSSLPTHSTSSSYQLDPLVTPMGPISRFGGSAHNILQCAIIQDSNMMSLKAMSFSDGGNKILNPGKASHHHHAAEKATCIRSPLSTDESTIQELELKLLEREGELQELQSSFEEKELSSCQAYEEKQRRCKEELEGLKQKCNSKLKQTSQKTQRTQQVLHLHVFQLQQEKKQLREELENLLKEQNLLETKLRSYEKEKTSFAPALEETQWEVCQKSGEISLLKQQLKESQTELNTKTTEILSLKAQLKEVRMKMEGLEMKTQDLEGSLRTKAMELEVCENELQRKKNESELLREKVNLLEQEIVDLRTELAILKEQLSEAREVARPCAVVDNAHVLQGELERLRAELKAERDNNEQMTSSFQHERQTWKEEKEKVIHYQKQLQQSYLHMYKRNQNLEKMLQQLAAGEDGKEPIELDIPGTDVPYEDIIATEI, encoded by the exons ATGGGCAGCGTCAGTAGCCTCATCTCCGGCCACGGCTTCCACAGCAAGCACTGCCGAGCCTCCCAGTACAAGCTCCGCAAGTCGTCCCATCTGAAAAAGCTCAACAGATACTCGGACGGGCTGCTCCGCTTCGGCTTCTCCCAAGACTCCGGCCACAAATCCAGctccaaaagcagcaagaaTGAGGACTTTTTTTACATCAAGGTCAGCCAGAAGGCGCACGGCTCGCACCGAGCAGACTATACGGCACTCGGCGGCACGGAGCTGGGCAGCCAAGCCGGGACGAGCGGCATGGACTTCGGGACACCCACACCGCAGAAGCTGATGCCTTTTCCCAGTCAACTGGAAGTG ggtgCGGAGAAACCAGCGGTGCGACCCACCGCCTTCAAGCCCGTGCTGCCCCGCTCCGGCGCCATCCTCCATTCCTCCCCGGAGAACGGGGGTCACCCCTCCCAGCAGCTGCACCCCCCGGACAAAGCCaaggagcaggagctgaagcCGGCGCTGTGCTCGGGGGGACTGTCCGACTCGGGCAGGAACTCCATGTCCAGCCTCCCCAcccacagcaccagcagcagctaccagctcGACCCCCTCGTCACGCCCATGGGGCCCATCAGCCGCTTCGGAGGCTCAGCCCACAACATCCTGCAATGCGCCATCATCCAGGACAGCAACATGATGAGCCTCAAGGCCATGTCGTTCTCCGACGGGGGCAACAAGATCCTCAACCCCGGCAAAgcctcccaccaccaccacgcCGCCGAGAAGGCCACCTGCATCCGTTCGCCCCTCTCCACGGATGAGTCCACCAtccaggagctggagctgaagCTGCTAGAAAGGGAGGGGGAGTTACAGGAGCTTCAGTCCAGTTTCGAGGAGAAGGAACTCAGCTCCTGCCAGGCTTATGAAGAGAAGCAGCGGCGCTgcaaggaagagctggagggCCTCAAGCAGAAATGCAACAGCAAGCTCAAGCAAACTTCGCAGAAAACCCAGCGGACGCAGCAGGTCCTTCACCTCCACGTgttccagctgcagcaggagaagaagcagctccgggaggagctggagaacctcctgaaAGAGCAAAACCTGCTGGAGACCAAACTGAGGTCCTACGAGAAAGAGAAGACCAGCTTCGCCCCGGCGCTGGAGGAGACCCAGTGGGAG GTGTGCCAGAAGTCGGGGGAGATCTCCctcctgaagcagcagctgaaggagtCCCAAACAGAGCTCAACACCAAGACCACCGAGATCCTCAGCctgaaggctcaactgaaggaggtgaggatgaaGATGGAAGGGCTGGAGATGAAGACCCAGGACCTGGAGGGCTCCCTGCGTACCAAAGCCATGGAGCTGGAGGTGTGCGAGAACGAGCTCCAGCGCAAGAAGAACGAGTCCGAGCTGCTGAGGGAGAAGGTGAacctgctggagcaggagatCGTGGACCTGCGGACAGAGCTCGCCATCctcaaggagcagctgagcgAAGCCCGGGAGGTGGCCAGGCCCTGCGCCGTGGTGGACAATGCTCACGTACTTCAGGGAGAGCTGGAAAGGCTGAGGGCAGAGCTGAAGGCTGAGCGGGACAACAACGAGCAGATGACCTCCAGCTTCCAGCATGAGCGGCAGAcatggaaggaggagaaggagaaggtgaTTCACTaccagaagcagctgcagcagagctacCTGCACATGTACAAGAGGAACCAGAACCTCGAgaagatgctccagcagctTGCTGCGGGGGAAGATGGCAAGGAGCCCATCGAGCTGGACATACCCGGTACCGACGTCCCTTACGAGGACATCATTGCCACCGAGATCTGA